The nucleotide window AGGCGAAGATCCTGCGCGTGCTGCAGGACAAGAAGTTCATGCACCTGGGCGGCGTGCAGGAGATCCAGGTCGACGTGCGCATCATCGCCGCCACCAACGTGGACCTAAAGAAGCAGGTGGACGAGGGCAGGTTCCGCGAGGACCTTTACTACCGGCTGAACGTGATCTCCATCGAGCTGCCGGCGTTGCGGCAGCGCCGCGAAGATGTCGCGCTGCTCACTCACCACTTCCTGGAGAAGTTCTCCAAGGAGAACGGGAAGCACGTGCACAACATCACCACGGACGCGCTGCGAGCGCTGATGGACTACAACTGGCCGGGCAACGTGCGCGAACTGGAGAACGTGATCGAGCGCGCGGTCGTGCTGGCGCCGGGCGAGAGCGTGACCAGCGACCTGCTGCCGGCGGGCGTGGTCGGGCGCGACGTCGTGGGCAAGATCCTGGCCGACCGGCCGGACGCCTCGCTGTTCGAGATCATCGAGGAGTGCGAGCGGCGCGTCATCGGCGACATGCTGGAGAAGTGCAACGGGAACCAGACCGACGCCGCCGAGCGCTTCCACATCCCGCTCTCGACCCTGAACCAGAAGATCAAGCGGCTGAACATCGAGATCAAGAGGAAGGCGAAGGAAGCGTAGGGGTGTTTCCGGGTCCCGGTTTCCAGTTTCCCGCGTCGAGGGGAGGCTGATTGCTGACTGCGGTCCTCGCGCTGTGGTTTCTGCAGCTCCCCGCTGCGCATAAGCTCCCAGCGCCCGTGTGTCCGCACGAGATGGTGCCGCGGTACTGGCTCCAGCCCGTCTATCCCAGAGACGCGGTGAAGAAGAACTTCGGCGGCAAAGTGCGGCTGGAAGCGCTGGTCGCCGCCGACGGGCACGTGAAGAAAGTCGTCACGCTCTCCGGCGACGAGGATCTGGCAGACGCGGCGGACGACGCGCTGAAGGAATGGAAGTTCCAGCCGTGCATCGTGGATGGCGCCGCCCGCGAGGTGGCGGCGGCCATGGAGTTCGATTTTCACGCCGAAACCTGGCACGTGACCTACTCGGCGACGCTGCCGCCCTTCCCCAAGGACCCGAACCATCGGGAGCAGGCGCTGCGACGAGTGCGTGTGAATCCGGGAGTGACTTCGGGCAACGTGCGTTACCGTCCGAAACCGGGATATCCGCTCAAGGCGGACCTGCTTCGCATTCAGGGCGCCGTTCTACTTCGGATCGTCATCGGCAGAGATGGTGGGGTCGAGGTTCTCGAAGTGGAGAGCGGTCCGCCCGAACTGGCGGAGGAAGCGGTCCATTCCGTGCGCCAATGGCGCTACAGACCTTATCTCCTCAACGGCGAGCCGGTCGAGGTTGAAACGGCCGTTACGATCCGCTTCCGGATCCAGGATTGAGGTAGTTCCAGCTTTTACGCACCTCTGCTACACTCCCCCTTCCGCATGGAACTCATTTCCCCGGTCGATTTCGCCAAGCAGACCGTATTGGCGGTGCAGGACTATTCCCAGCTCGCCTGGCGGTCGGTGTCGAACGTCTTCCGCAAGCCGCGCTACGTCGCGGACACCCTGCAGCAGATGGACTTGATCGGCGTGGGCTCGCTGCCCATCGTGGTGCTGACGGGCTTCTTCACCGGCGCGGTGCTGGCGCTGCAAGGCTCGAACACGCTGCAGCGCTTCGGATCGCTCTCGCTCATCGGGCAGCTGGTGTCGATCTCGATGGTGCGTGAGCTGGGCCCGGTGCTGACCAGCCTGATGGTCGCCGGCCGCAACTCCAGCGGCATGGCTTCGGAACTCGGCTCCATGAAGGTGACCGAGCAGATCGACGCCATGCGCGCGCTCGGCACCGACCCGTCGAAGAAGCTGGTGACGCCGCGCGTGGTCTCCACCGTGAGCATGCTGTTCTTCCTCACCGTCATCTCGGACCTGGTCGGCCTGGCGGGCGGCGCCATGGTCTCCACCCTGATGCTGGGGCTGAACTCCTACGAGTACTGGAACAAGGCGTGGCAGTCGCTGGTGTGGCAGGACGTGGCGATGGGCCTGACCAAGCCCATCATCTTCGGCTTCATCGTGGCGACGGTGGGCTGCTACTACGGCATGGCCACCAAGGGCGGCACGCAGGGCGTGGGCCGCTCGACCACGCAGGCGGTGGTGGCGGCCTCGGTGCTCATCCTGGTCGTCGACTTCTTCTGGACGCGCCTGCTCATGACCATGCTCGGCGGCGGTTAAACGTGTCGCTCACCGCGCCCATTCCCGGCAACCTGGCTGCGCAGGACACGCAGCACGTCGCCATCGTGTTCGAAGACGTCGCGCTCGCCTTCGACGACATCGTGGTGCTCGACGGCATCTCGTTCGAGCTCAAGCGGGGCGAGACCAAGGCCATCTTCGGCGTCGCGGGCTCGGGCAAGACCACGCTGCTCAAGCTGGCGCTCGGCCTGATCAAGCCCGACCGCGGGCACATCTGGGTGCTGGGCCACGACGTCACCGAGATGCGCGAAGAGGACCTGTTCGACCTGCGCCGCAAGGTCGGCATGGTGTTCCAGGAAAGCGCGTTGTTCGACTCGATGACCGTGCGCGACAACGTGGCGTTCCGCCTGATCGAGGAGGGCGGCATCGCGGACGACGAGATCGACAACCGCGTGCGCGAGGTGCTGCGCTTCGTGGAGCTCGAGCACACCATGAAGATGCTGCCTTCGGAGCTCTCCGGCGGCATGCGGCGGCGCGTCTCCATCGCGCGCGCCATCATCTCGCAGCCGGAGGCGATCCTCTACGACTCGCCCACCGGCGGCCTCGACCCCATCACCTCCACCACCATCGTGGAGCTGATCGTGAAGCAGCGCGACGTCTACCGCACCAGCTCCCTGCTCGTCACCCACCGCCTGCAAGACGCCTTCGTGATGGCCACCAGCTACTACGACACCCAGGCCAACGAGATGAAGACCATCCAGGCGGGGCAGAACATCGACGTCCGCACCAGCTTCCTCATCCTGCGCGACGGCAAGATCATCTTCGACGGCGACGCCGCCGAGCTGGCCGCGACCCGGGATGAGTACATCAAGGAGTACATCGCGTAGAAGCAGTTGCGAGCTCCGAGTCGTGAGTTGCGAGCAAAACCAAGAGGCCGGCGAGTCGCCGGCCTCCGGTTCTTCCTGGGCGTTTTACTGAGCGGCGGCCTTGGCCGGCTGGGCGCGGCGGCTGGCGATCATCCGGCGCGCGCGCTCGACGCGGGCGCGGCGCTCGGCCGTGGCGTTCGCCACGCGCTCGATGTGCTGCCCGAACAGCGGGCTCATGCGCTCGCGCATGATGGGAAAGAACGACCCGTACTTGGCGTAGAGGAAGAAGAGCTCGCCCGAGAAGTCGTCGAACAGGTCCGGGTGGACGATGCCGCGGTCAGCCAGCGCCGCCGTCTGCTCCCAGTAGGAGAAGACCATGCGGAAGTAGGTCTGCTCCTGGGTGCCGAAGTTGAAGGCCAGGGAGGCGAACTCTTCGTCGGTGGTCGGCGTCCACTGGAAGAGGATGAAGTTGCGAGCGTCGCGCAGCTTCTGATCACGACGTTGCTCGTAGGTGCGCAGCATGAGATCGGCGTCGAGGTGCGTCGCCGGGCGGGACTTGGGGGCAGATTTCGACTTCGTCTTCTTCGCCATGAGTGTCTCCTCAGTTCAGGACAGGTTTGCGGGCTGCGATTCTATACCGGAGCCGGTTCCGGGACCGGACGGGAATAATCGCATTTCACGGATTCCTCTGCCTCGTCGGCGGATCTCTTCTTTTTCCGCTTCGGAGTCTCGTCCTCGTCGGCGCCCGTGCGCTTGTTGTTGGGGCAGGCGAGGACCGTGCCGCTTTTTAGTCTCTTTTCAACAAGATACGGGCTGCCGCACTGCGGGCACTTCTCGTCGACCGGCTTCCAGTTCGAGGTGAAGTCGCACTTCGGGTAGTTCGCGCAGCCATAAAAGAGGTTGCCGCGGCGGCGCGCCTTCTTCTCCACGATCTCGCCCGTCTTGCACTTCGGGCACTTCACCCCGATGAAGTTCTGCTTGATGTACTTGCAGTCCGGGTAGCCGGAGCAGGAGACGAACTCGCCGTAGCGCCCGTGGCGCAGGATCATGCCGCGTCCGCATTGCGGGCACTTCTCGTCGAGCGGGATGTCGGGGACCTTCTTCTGCTGGTCGAGGCGGCGCGTGGTCTTGCACTCGGGATAACCGGTGCAGGCCATGAACTGGCCGAAGCGCCCGCGCTTCAGGACCATCAAGCGGCCGCAGTTCTCGCAGTATTCCTCCTGCGAGGTCTCCTGCATGTCGGCCGAATCGAGGTCGGGGAGGTCGATCGGGTTCTCCTTGGTGAAGGTGCAGGAGTTGGGATCGTCCTTGGCATACGCGCTGCACGCGAAGAAGGAGCCGTGCTTGCCCCACTTGATGACGAGCGGCGAGCCGCAACGCTCGCACTTCTCCTCCGTGGGCTTCTCCATCCGCTTGATGTTCTCCATGTGCTTCTCGGCGTAGCGGAGGTCCTTCGCGAACTTCTTGTAGAACTCGGCGAGCGCGTCGGTCCACTTCTCCTTGCCCTCTTCGATCTCGTCGAGCTCTTCCTCGAGGCGCGCGGTGTATTGCAGGTCGAAGATGTCGGGGAAATTGGCGACCAGCAGGTCGGTGACGACGAACCCGATCTCGGTGGGCGCGAACTTGCCGCCGAACTTCTGCACGTAGCCGCGGTCCTGGATGGTCGAGATGATGGCCGCGTAGGTGGACGGCCGCCCGATGCCCCGCTCCTCCAGCTCTTTCACGAGCGACGCCTCGTTGTAGCGCGGCGGCGGCTCGGTGAAGTGCTGCTCCGGCTTCAGGCCCTTGAGCTCGAGCTTCTGGCCCGGCTCGAGCGGCGGCAGCTTGTGGCGCAGCTCCTCGTCTTCCTCGGTCTTGCCTTCATGCGACTCCTCGTAGACCTTGAGGAAGCCTTCGAACTTCAGGACCGAACCGGTGACGCGGAAGGGATAGGTCTTGCTGCTCTTCGCGGTGGCGTCGATGTCGACCGAGGTCTGGTCGAAGACGGCGGGCGTCATCTGGGACGCGATGAAGCGCTGCCAGATGAGCTTGTAGACCTTGAACTCGTCTTCCTGCAGGTAGCGCTTGATGGAATCCGGGGGGCGCATCGCGGAGGTCGGGCGGATGGCCTCGTGCGCCTCCTGCGCGCCCTTCTTCGACTTGAAGAAGTTGGGCGACTCGGGCAGGAAGTTCTCGCCGAAGTTCGACGCGATGTACTCGCGCACCTCGCCGAGCGCGTCGTTGGAGACGCGCGTGGAGTCGGTGCGCATGTAGGTGATGAGGCCGACCGAGCCTTCGTCGCCCAGGTCGATGCCTTCATACAGACGCTGCGCGATCATCATGGCGCGCTTCACGCTGAAGCGCAGCTTGCGCGAGGCGTCCTGCTGGAACTTGGAAGTGGTGAAGGGCGGCGCGGCCGAGCGGCGGCGCTCCTTCTTCTCTACGTTGCGGACGACCCAGGAGGCGTTCTCCAGGTCGGCCTGGATCTGCCTGGCACGCTCCTCGTTCGGGATCTCGTTCTTGTCGGGATTCGCGCCCACGAAGCTGGCGTCGAACAGCGGCGGCTTGGCGGCGTGCAAGTGCGCGTCCAGCGTCCAGTACTCGACCTTCTGGAAGGCCTTGATGTCGCGGTCGCGCTCGACGATGAGCCGCAGCGCGACCGTCTGCACGCGGCCGGCGGAGATGCCGCGCCGCACCTTGTCCCACAGCAGCGGCGAGATCTGGTAGCCGACCAGCCGGTCGAGCACGCGGCGGGTCTGCTGCGCGTCGACCAGGTGCTGGTCGATCTCGCGCGGATGCTGGAAGGCTTCCTGAACCGCCTTCTTCGTGATCTCGTTGAAGGTGACGCGGTGGACGGGGATGCCGTTCTTCTTTTTCTTCTTGCCCGCGCCGTCGGTCAGCTCTTCCGCCAGGTGCGCGGCGATGGCCTCGCCTTCGCGGTCCGGGTCGGGCGCCAGATAGATGGCGGACGCCGACTTGGCCAGCTTCTTCAGCTTGCCGAGGACCTTCTCCTTGCCCGGGATGACGATGTATTCGGTCTCGAAATCGTTCTCGACGTCGACGCCGAGCGTCTTCTTGGGCAAGTCTTTCACGTGCCCGAGCGAGGCTTCGACGTCGAACTCGCGACCGAGATATTTGTTGATCGTCTTCGCCTTGGCCGGCGATTCGACGATCACGAGTGCTTTGGCCAACTTGTCTCCTTGGGGATTGAAACTAGCATGAGTGGGGTGAAAATCAGAAATCGGCTACTCGAACGACACTCCTTCCTCGGAGGTCATCCTGAGCGAGTCCGCCGCGGCGGACGACCTCGCTCAGGATGACCTCCGTAAAGGGGTCAAAAACTCTTTACAAAGTTCTTCCCCGGCAATTG belongs to Terriglobales bacterium and includes:
- a CDS encoding energy transducer TonB; the encoded protein is MCPHEMVPRYWLQPVYPRDAVKKNFGGKVRLEALVAADGHVKKVVTLSGDEDLADAADDALKEWKFQPCIVDGAAREVAAAMEFDFHAETWHVTYSATLPPFPKDPNHREQALRRVRVNPGVTSGNVRYRPKPGYPLKADLLRIQGAVLLRIVIGRDGGVEVLEVESGPPELAEEAVHSVRQWRYRPYLLNGEPVEVETAVTIRFRIQD
- a CDS encoding ABC transporter permease: MELISPVDFAKQTVLAVQDYSQLAWRSVSNVFRKPRYVADTLQQMDLIGVGSLPIVVLTGFFTGAVLALQGSNTLQRFGSLSLIGQLVSISMVRELGPVLTSLMVAGRNSSGMASELGSMKVTEQIDAMRALGTDPSKKLVTPRVVSTVSMLFFLTVISDLVGLAGGAMVSTLMLGLNSYEYWNKAWQSLVWQDVAMGLTKPIIFGFIVATVGCYYGMATKGGTQGVGRSTTQAVVAASVLILVVDFFWTRLLMTMLGGG
- a CDS encoding ATP-binding cassette domain-containing protein; translation: MSLTAPIPGNLAAQDTQHVAIVFEDVALAFDDIVVLDGISFELKRGETKAIFGVAGSGKTTLLKLALGLIKPDRGHIWVLGHDVTEMREEDLFDLRRKVGMVFQESALFDSMTVRDNVAFRLIEEGGIADDEIDNRVREVLRFVELEHTMKMLPSELSGGMRRRVSIARAIISQPEAILYDSPTGGLDPITSTTIVELIVKQRDVYRTSSLLVTHRLQDAFVMATSYYDTQANEMKTIQAGQNIDVRTSFLILRDGKIIFDGDAAELAATRDEYIKEYIA
- the topA gene encoding type I DNA topoisomerase; protein product: MAKALVIVESPAKAKTINKYLGREFDVEASLGHVKDLPKKTLGVDVENDFETEYIVIPGKEKVLGKLKKLAKSASAIYLAPDPDREGEAIAAHLAEELTDGAGKKKKKNGIPVHRVTFNEITKKAVQEAFQHPREIDQHLVDAQQTRRVLDRLVGYQISPLLWDKVRRGISAGRVQTVALRLIVERDRDIKAFQKVEYWTLDAHLHAAKPPLFDASFVGANPDKNEIPNEERARQIQADLENASWVVRNVEKKERRRSAAPPFTTSKFQQDASRKLRFSVKRAMMIAQRLYEGIDLGDEGSVGLITYMRTDSTRVSNDALGEVREYIASNFGENFLPESPNFFKSKKGAQEAHEAIRPTSAMRPPDSIKRYLQEDEFKVYKLIWQRFIASQMTPAVFDQTSVDIDATAKSSKTYPFRVTGSVLKFEGFLKVYEESHEGKTEEDEELRHKLPPLEPGQKLELKGLKPEQHFTEPPPRYNEASLVKELEERGIGRPSTYAAIISTIQDRGYVQKFGGKFAPTEIGFVVTDLLVANFPDIFDLQYTARLEEELDEIEEGKEKWTDALAEFYKKFAKDLRYAEKHMENIKRMEKPTEEKCERCGSPLVIKWGKHGSFFACSAYAKDDPNSCTFTKENPIDLPDLDSADMQETSQEEYCENCGRLMVLKRGRFGQFMACTGYPECKTTRRLDQQKKVPDIPLDEKCPQCGRGMILRHGRYGEFVSCSGYPDCKYIKQNFIGVKCPKCKTGEIVEKKARRRGNLFYGCANYPKCDFTSNWKPVDEKCPQCGSPYLVEKRLKSGTVLACPNNKRTGADEDETPKRKKKRSADEAEESVKCDYSRPVPEPAPV